In Methanooceanicella nereidis, the following proteins share a genomic window:
- a CDS encoding glycosyltransferase — translation MRVAIFHDYFSFIGGGEKVVLTLARHLGADIITTDLNRELISRMGYDDVSIISLGSLAAVPPIKQVQATLKFSTCNFTGKYDFYIFSGNWAHHASRNHRPNLIYCYTPVRVFYDLKDDFLSSQKNPLARMAASVWVKIHTHFNKRSMDRIDTIVSISDNVARRVKKYLGKDSTVIYPPCDTSRFLYAGDDGYWLSVNRLYPEKRLEVQINAFARMPEERLIMIGNSGKGDHSVTYAKRIRESLPPNVTIISDIPEDDLINYYGRCRGFITTSLDEDFGMTAIEAMASGKPVIAVREGGYLETVADGKTGMLIDCKEDDIIKAVKKIASDPASFREACVEQSKKFDVKRFLSGMDSIIGRS, via the coding sequence ATGAGGGTCGCTATATTTCATGACTACTTCAGCTTTATCGGCGGGGGAGAAAAAGTAGTACTCACCCTCGCAAGGCATCTGGGAGCGGATATAATCACCACCGACCTGAACCGCGAGCTAATATCCCGCATGGGCTATGATGACGTAAGTATCATCAGCCTGGGAAGCCTGGCGGCGGTGCCTCCTATAAAGCAGGTCCAGGCCACTTTAAAATTCTCCACGTGTAACTTCACCGGAAAATATGACTTTTACATATTCAGCGGGAACTGGGCGCATCATGCCTCACGCAACCACCGGCCAAACCTTATCTACTGCTATACGCCGGTCAGGGTATTTTACGATCTTAAAGATGACTTTCTTAGTTCTCAAAAAAACCCGCTTGCGAGGATGGCCGCGTCAGTATGGGTTAAAATTCACACTCACTTTAACAAAAGGTCCATGGACCGGATTGACACTATCGTATCCATTAGTGACAACGTCGCCAGGCGGGTAAAAAAATATCTTGGAAAGGACAGCACGGTGATATATCCGCCATGTGACACGTCCCGGTTCCTGTATGCGGGAGATGACGGTTACTGGCTTTCAGTGAACCGCCTGTATCCGGAAAAACGACTTGAGGTCCAGATAAACGCTTTCGCCCGCATGCCCGAAGAGCGGCTCATAATGATAGGCAATAGCGGCAAGGGAGATCATTCCGTCACATACGCTAAAAGGATCCGCGAGAGCCTGCCTCCTAACGTTACTATAATCAGCGACATCCCCGAAGACGACCTTATAAACTATTACGGCAGATGTAGGGGCTTCATCACAACGTCGCTGGACGAGGACTTTGGCATGACGGCCATCGAGGCCATGGCAAGCGGAAAGCCTGTGATCGCGGTTCGCGAAGGCGGATATCTTGAGACGGTTGCAGATGGAAAGACTGGCATGCTCATAGACTGTAAAGAAGATGACATCATAAAGGCCGTAAAAAAGATCGCATCTGACCCGGCATCCTTCAGGGAAGCATGCGTGGAGCAGAGTAAGAAGTTTGACGTTAAACGATTTTTATCGGGCATGGACTCGATTATCGGGAGATCCTGA
- a CDS encoding sugar phosphate nucleotidyltransferase has protein sequence MKGIILAGGTGSRLFPCTKVTNKHLLPVYDKPMIYYPLKTLMDAGITEIMIVSGKGHAGHFLELLGSGSEFGVHFTYEIQKEAGGIAQALGLARRFANGENVAVILGDNIYQDNVRETVQSFKSGAHIFLKEVTDAFRFGVAEVDEANKKVIGIEEKPANPRSNYAVTGLYIYDNSVFDVIRTLKPSKRGELEITDVNNEYIRREELSYTVLEGYWSDAGTFESLFRASELVRNSAKDE, from the coding sequence ATGAAAGGCATTATCCTTGCAGGCGGGACGGGCTCTCGCTTATTCCCATGTACTAAGGTCACTAACAAGCATCTGCTACCCGTTTATGATAAGCCGATGATCTATTATCCGTTAAAGACCCTTATGGATGCCGGGATCACGGAAATAATGATCGTCTCAGGCAAGGGCCATGCAGGGCATTTCCTAGAGCTTCTCGGATCGGGAAGCGAGTTTGGCGTACACTTCACGTATGAGATACAAAAGGAAGCAGGCGGCATCGCCCAGGCGCTGGGGCTTGCAAGACGCTTTGCAAACGGTGAAAATGTCGCCGTCATACTTGGCGATAACATTTACCAGGACAATGTCCGAGAGACCGTACAGTCCTTTAAGTCCGGCGCTCATATCTTCTTAAAAGAAGTTACCGATGCATTCCGTTTTGGAGTGGCAGAGGTCGACGAGGCCAATAAAAAAGTGATCGGTATCGAGGAGAAACCGGCGAACCCAAGATCAAATTATGCGGTGACAGGATTATACATATACGATAACTCCGTATTTGACGTTATCAGGACGCTCAAGCCGTCAAAGAGGGGAGAGCTGGAGATCACCGACGTGAACAACGAGTATATCCGGCGCGAAGAACTGTCATATACAGTGCTCGAAGGATACTGGAGCGATGCAGGCACGTTCGAATCGCTGTTCAGGGCAAGCGAGCTTGTACGTAATAGCGCAAAGGATGAATGA
- the rfbD gene encoding dTDP-4-dehydrorhamnose reductase, with protein sequence MVVEKIKTVIIGSGGMLGQDLCKVYPDAIKLTHSDLDITDRNAVLSVIESLGPGLVINSAAYTNVDGCEDTQELAYDVNGRAPGYIAEGCARAGATLVHYSTDYVFDGSMKEYREWDTTNPINVYGKSKLAGERNIMAFMKDYRIIRTSWLFGLHGRNFVETMLALSAQMDTVRVVNDQFGKPTYTADLAAKTPEIAGLDPGIYHITNEGVCSWYEFAKAIIDNVSPCTSQEYVRKAKRPDYSVLINTKTTPMRHWKEALAEYLELRKSGGKK encoded by the coding sequence GTGGTGGTGGAAAAAATTAAAACAGTGATCATAGGTTCAGGCGGCATGCTGGGCCAGGATCTATGTAAGGTATATCCTGACGCGATAAAGCTGACGCACAGTGACCTTGACATCACTGACAGGAATGCCGTGCTATCGGTCATAGAGAGCTTAGGGCCCGGTCTGGTGATAAACTCGGCAGCATACACGAACGTGGACGGATGCGAAGATACGCAGGAACTGGCTTATGACGTTAACGGCAGGGCTCCGGGATACATCGCCGAAGGATGTGCCCGTGCCGGAGCGACACTTGTTCATTATAGTACTGACTACGTTTTTGACGGCTCAATGAAAGAGTACAGGGAATGGGATACCACTAACCCTATCAACGTTTACGGCAAGTCCAAGCTCGCGGGCGAAAGGAACATCATGGCCTTCATGAAGGATTACCGGATCATAAGGACATCATGGCTTTTTGGCCTTCACGGGAGGAACTTTGTCGAGACGATGCTGGCGCTGTCGGCACAGATGGACACGGTCCGCGTCGTGAACGACCAGTTCGGCAAGCCTACTTATACTGCGGACCTCGCTGCAAAGACCCCTGAGATAGCGGGGCTTGACCCGGGCATTTACCATATTACCAATGAAGGTGTCTGCTCCTGGTACGAGTTCGCAAAGGCTATAATAGATAACGTATCACCATGTACCAGCCAGGAGTATGTCAGGAAGGCAAAAAGGCCTGACTATTCGGTACTTATCAATACTAAGACGACCCCGATGAGACACTGGAAAGAGGCTCTCGCGGAATATCTGGAACTAAGAAAAAGTGGTGGAAAAAAATGA